A single genomic interval of uncultured Desulfobulbus sp. harbors:
- a CDS encoding sulfotransferase domain-containing protein codes for MKASSPDSFLIGYPRSGTNFLQSVVEASSNRQARSLYQSKLSLNPAPISLKSHAFSLKTLLHEIHVLTKQDISPEKIIIIFRDPRDVIISYFEFTETILKLSLKQDSFLQKMFFDPFNITARNAQTEDYLDTLTVEEAYKLHAKNWFEFEDDKINSLVVHFEKLKVKPTKEFRKILDFLDITGPIAEDKFDLKVSQYSENDRPRGIARGWKQNIHRYRVLINQVEKQLSQEIDMLGYND; via the coding sequence ATGAAAGCCTCTTCCCCCGATTCTTTTTTAATAGGATATCCTCGTTCTGGAACGAATTTTTTACAATCTGTGGTAGAAGCATCTAGCAATCGTCAAGCACGATCTCTTTATCAAAGTAAATTATCTTTAAATCCAGCCCCAATTTCTTTGAAATCGCATGCTTTTAGTCTTAAGACCCTTCTACATGAAATTCATGTATTGACAAAGCAAGATATTTCTCCTGAAAAAATAATAATTATCTTTCGAGATCCTCGAGATGTAATTATATCTTATTTTGAATTTACAGAAACAATACTAAAATTATCTCTCAAGCAAGATTCGTTTCTTCAAAAAATGTTTTTCGATCCCTTCAATATAACAGCACGAAATGCACAAACTGAAGATTATTTGGATACACTTACGGTTGAAGAAGCCTATAAATTACACGCCAAAAACTGGTTTGAATTTGAAGACGATAAAATTAATTCATTGGTAGTACATTTTGAAAAATTAAAAGTCAAACCGACCAAAGAGTTCAGGAAGATTCTTGATTTTTTAGATATTACTGGCCCAATTGCCGAAGATAAATTTGACTTAAAAGTCTCTCAGTATTCAGAAAATGATCGCCCACGCGGAATTGCCAGAGGCTGGAAGCAAAATATTCATCGATACCGGGTATTAATTAACCAAGTCGAGAAACAATTGAGTCAAGAAATTGATATGCTAGGCTACAATGATTGA
- a CDS encoding transporter substrate-binding domain-containing protein, with protein MKQIIGQQMVSIWVLAGLVLAALPCPSVAAEKIVLVSSKDTKTSFYGRWLDLIYAEVFRRLGYEFQYDGYPGGRAPIMAENGEVDGEIHRGVEYEKVTKNLLRVPEPSISASYMAYTVSSGIVLNGWESLKNTSYTVEYRRGAKVPEAALPSVVNAEKLSDITTAEQGFKKLITGRIDIYIEQEAVALETLQKLDPTEFNIKSVYIAGIMYSGESYVYLHKKHTNLLPKIADTLKVMKREGVIERYKEVALKAQ; from the coding sequence ATGAAACAAATAATTGGACAACAGATGGTCAGTATATGGGTTCTTGCGGGGCTGGTTCTGGCTGCGTTGCCATGTCCGAGTGTCGCGGCCGAAAAGATTGTGCTGGTCAGTTCAAAAGACACCAAAACATCATTTTATGGCAGATGGCTCGATTTGATCTATGCCGAAGTCTTTCGACGGCTCGGCTATGAATTTCAATATGACGGCTACCCCGGCGGACGCGCCCCAATCATGGCGGAAAATGGAGAAGTAGATGGAGAAATCCACCGCGGGGTTGAATATGAGAAGGTAACGAAAAACCTTCTTAGGGTGCCAGAGCCGAGTATTTCCGCTTCCTATATGGCCTATACGGTTTCATCGGGAATTGTCTTGAATGGCTGGGAGAGCCTCAAAAATACCTCCTATACCGTTGAATATCGCCGGGGCGCGAAAGTCCCTGAGGCCGCCCTCCCATCAGTTGTCAACGCTGAAAAATTATCCGACATCACAACGGCCGAACAGGGCTTCAAGAAACTTATTACGGGACGCATCGATATTTATATCGAACAAGAAGCCGTTGCTTTAGAGACGCTCCAAAAATTAGATCCAACTGAATTTAACATAAAATCAGTCTACATAGCAGGTATCATGTATTCGGGAGAGAGTTATGTCTATTTGCACAAAAAACATACAAATTTACTCCCGAAAATTGCTGACACCCTGAAGGTCATGAAGCGAGAAGGTGTGATCGAACGCTATAAAGAAGTCGCCCTGAAAGCGCAATAA
- a CDS encoding type II toxin-antitoxin system RelE/ParE family toxin gives MAGYEVLFKESVYKDLRRIPKTDLKRILARIEQLGLDPRPPGSQKLTGAELYRVRQGNYRIVYTIEDDKLIVCVVKVGHRKEVYRQE, from the coding sequence ATGGCAGGATATGAGGTCCTGTTCAAGGAATCGGTCTACAAAGATCTTCGGCGCATTCCGAAAACCGATTTAAAGCGAATCCTGGCAAGAATTGAACAGCTTGGACTTGATCCCAGGCCGCCAGGAAGCCAAAAGCTTACTGGGGCTGAATTATACCGAGTTCGCCAGGGAAACTACCGGATCGTTTATACGATTGAAGATGATAAATTGATTGTTTGCGTGGTCAAAGTGGGCCATCGAAAGGAAGTTTATAGACAGGAGTGA
- a CDS encoding reverse transcriptase domain-containing protein encodes MSPQLDQIVDKAKSNPKLQFTSLAHLLTPEFLKETWRQINRRGASGVDGETTKEFEQDLDERVRGLCERLKQGIYRAPPVRRVEIPKGPGKAGTRPLGIPTVEDRLLQRAVARILESVFETNFLEFSYGFRPGRNPHGALKALRAVIVTKKVGYLFEADIRGYFNHIQHDWLLKMVAHRIADPVILRLIGKWLNAGFMSGGVVSRTEEGSPQGGPISPILANIYLHYVLDLWFAKKVKPWCTGEVYLTRFADDFVVNFQYRCDAEGFARVLPKRFGKFGLELAEEKTRLMRFGRFARADMERTGNKPETPATAQSEASNVLELPQELLLV; translated from the coding sequence ATGTCACCGCAACTGGATCAGATCGTTGATAAAGCAAAGTCAAATCCAAAGCTGCAATTCACCTCGTTGGCCCATTTGCTCACACCGGAGTTTCTGAAGGAAACCTGGCGGCAGATAAATCGACGTGGTGCGAGTGGCGTGGATGGTGAGACGACGAAGGAGTTTGAGCAGGACTTGGATGAACGGGTCCGGGGGTTGTGTGAACGCTTGAAGCAAGGAATCTATAGGGCTCCACCGGTCCGCCGTGTGGAGATTCCGAAAGGTCCGGGCAAGGCAGGTACGAGACCGTTGGGTATTCCGACGGTCGAAGACCGCCTGCTGCAGAGGGCTGTAGCACGGATACTGGAATCGGTGTTCGAGACGAATTTCCTGGAATTCTCGTATGGATTCCGGCCTGGACGAAATCCTCACGGCGCCCTCAAAGCATTACGTGCGGTGATCGTGACGAAGAAGGTAGGATACTTGTTCGAGGCCGACATCCGTGGATATTTTAACCATATCCAGCATGACTGGCTGCTGAAGATGGTAGCTCATCGAATTGCAGACCCCGTGATATTGCGGCTGATTGGTAAATGGCTGAACGCGGGTTTCATGTCGGGTGGAGTAGTATCGCGGACCGAAGAAGGGTCGCCACAGGGTGGGCCGATCAGCCCAATCCTGGCAAATATCTACCTGCACTACGTGCTTGATCTTTGGTTTGCAAAGAAGGTCAAGCCCTGGTGCACCGGAGAGGTATACCTGACGCGGTTTGCTGACGACTTCGTGGTAAATTTCCAATACAGGTGTGATGCGGAAGGATTCGCAAGAGTCTTGCCCAAACGATTCGGGAAATTCGGGCTGGAATTGGCAGAGGAAAAGACACGGTTGATGCGTTTTGGGCGCTTCGCGCGGGCTGACATGGAGAGAACCGGCAACAAACCGGAAACGCCTGCGACGGCGCAGTCAGAGGCATCGAATGTATTGGAGCTACCTCAAGAGTTGCTCCTGGTTTGA